The genomic DNA TTGCGAGAGAGTACTCCGTGAATCTATTTGAGCCGAACTGCCGTTGTATTCCGCGCCGGAGATCTTCGTTCCACCGTACCATTTGGAGGAAGTGGACGGTTTATGCGCCCGCGACGCGGCAAAACGAGCGCTGATCTCGCACAATTGCTCGATTGCGGCGAGCTCGAGATGTTGTTTGGCGGCAGAGTTGGCTTCATAATAGGTACACGCCCGACGGCAGAGTTTTTCGACTCCAGTACCCTTTGAACAGGCCACGTTGGCCGCTTGCGTTGTGGGATCCAAGATTTGATGTTTCGATCAAAATCGATAGTGTTTGTCTGTTTGCTTGGGCTGTTGATCGCTCCGGTGATCGCAAAAGAGCGGCGAGCGAAGCCGCCGAGATTCGGCGCCGATTCTTTCCGCGGCGTCTTTTTCGAAGACATCTCCGAATCGGTTGCCGCATCGCGTCCGAACGTCCAAGCGCTGCGAGGGATCCGTCCGCAGGTGGCTGGAGCGGAAACGAAGGATGACGAGGAGACCGAAGACGTCGGCGGTGCCTGGAATAAACTGGCCAGCGCTCAGAGTATCGAAGACGAGATCAAACGACAGAAGCTGTTGTTCGATTCGGACGTCTCGCAGCCAGGCGCCTTCAAGAGCGGAGGCTATGTCGCGGCGCGGACCGAGCTGTCGATCCTGGCAACGTTGTTTGGCGTCGTCCACTACTACGAAGGCGATATTCGCTGGAAAGAGCAGGCCGAGGCGGCTCGGAATTTGTTGGCTCGCACCGCTGGCAACTGTAACTCCGGATCGATCCAGGTCTTCAACGAATGTAAAAGTCGCAAGCAAGATCTCGACGACCTGCTCGGCGGCAGCTCGCTGTCGAGCCCGCCAGCGGCTACGGAAACCGAATGGTCTCGGATCGCCGACCGCTCGGTCTTGATGAGCTATCTGGAAACGCTCTCCAAAGAAAAGCTCCCCGATCTGACCAACGACGCGTCGGGCGTCAAAGACAGTCCCGACAAAGTGAAGCAGTTCAGCGACATGGTCGCGTTGGTCGGCAGCATTTTGATCCAAGAGGGAATGGACGAAGCGGACGACGAGGAATACGTCAACCTTTCCAAACAGATGCTCGATGCAGCGTTGTTGGTCGGTCAGGCGGCGCAAAAGGGGGACGCCGACGGAGCGCGGAAAGCTGTCGGAATGATCAACCAAGCGTGTGACGCCTGCCACGAACAGTACCGCTAGTCGCGTCCAACTTCCTACCATCGTCGCGGCACCGCCGACGCTTCTAATCCCGGGTGAGCAATGGGAATTCGGTTTCACTGCCATGAATGTCAGCATCGCTTGAACGTCAAGGAATTCCTGGCGGGCAAGCGGGGCAAGTGCCCCCGTTGCAAAGTGTCGTTTCGGATCCCGATGGGCGACCAAGAATTGTCCATCCCGATCGATCTCGATTCGCCTGAATCCAACGACTCGCCAGCGAGTGACGATTCAGCGGCCGACGAAGCCGCCGCCGCCGCTGCCGAGAAGACGTCGCCCGCTCCCGATCCAGCACCGGCGAAGCCCGCCACCGCTTCTTCGGTCGATCGGGCCCCGGTCTCGGCGGCACCTGAATCTTCGCCAGCGAAAGTTTCCCGGGGCGATCAATCCGCCAAAAATGCTGCTCCGTCGCCGGAGCCCGCTGAGATCGCGGCGGTTTCCGAACCAGCAGTTTCTAAATCAAACGTTCCGACCGATCCGCCGCCGCCATCGATTGCGACGCCCGATCAATCGCAGCATGAAACCTCGCAAGACGAATCGTCGCCGATGGCGGTCGCCGGCGACGTCGTCTGGTATGTGCGGCCTCCTAGCGGCGGGCAATATGGTCCGGCGGGAGGTTCGTTGCTGCAGCAGTGGATCAAGGAGCACCGCGTCGTTCCCGGATCGCTTGTCTGGCGCGACGGTTGGGCGCAGTGGCGAGCCGCCGAAGAGGTCTTTGGCCCCAAGTTCGCGACGCTGGGAGTTGCGGATATCGATCTCAATGCCGACCTTCCCGAATCACCTCTCGCCGTAAATGAACCGATCCGGTCGACGGATTCCTCGGCCGCGGTCGATCTCCAGCCACAACCATCGCCGTCGGAATTCGAACGGCGGCAAATGGCCAAACGCAAGCGGCGGACGCGGATGATCGCTATGCTTGCTGGCGTGAGTCTGTTTCTGATCGTTGTGATCATCCTCGTTGTCGTCAGTAAAAGCGTCGACGCTTGATCGTGGTCTACTCGCCAATCCTTCCTGTTACCCTGCCTCCCCACCGTTCTCCTTTCTCCCTCCCCCCTGAATGAGTCCTCCCATGTTTCGCTACTGCGCGTTGTTGTGTCTGTTGTTGACTAGCGGTGTCGTCGCCGCCGAATCCGATCAGCTCCGCTTGGCGACCTTCGCCGCCGACATCACGATTCCGCTGGGGCATCGTTGTATGGGCGTCCTGCCGATCAAAGCGCAACGCATCGAAGATCCCTTGGAAGCGAGAGGCTTGGTTCTGTTGGGCTCGGGCAAGCCGGTCGTGATCGTGGCGTTGGATTGGTGCGAAGTACGCAACGGCGCCTACGACCAGTGGCGCGATCAGCTGGCCGCTGCTGCCAAGACGGACCGCAACCGCGTGATGGTTTGTTCGCTGCACCAGCACGACGCACCGGTCACCGACAGCGGAGCACAAGCGTTGTTGGACAGCGTTGGCATGCAGGGGGAACTCTACGATGTCGCCTTTCACGCCGACTGTATCGCGCGAGTCAGCGACGCGGTTCGGACTGCGATCGCATCGGCTCAGCCGCTGACCCACGTCGCAGCCAGCGAAGCGAAGGTCGCCCAGATCGCATCGAACCGCCGTGTCGAATATCCCGACGGCCGAGTCGGATACAACCGCGGCAGCCGGATGGATCCGAAATCTGCTGAGGCGGAATCGGATGCGGGCGAGATCGATCCGTTTCTGAAGTCGATTCACTTCTACAATGGAGACCGCGAACTGGCGACGCTGACTTCGTACGCTACGCATCCGATGAGCTATTACGGTCGGGGAGGCGTGACCGCCGACTTTGTTGGCATGGCGCGGCGGCGTCGACAATTGGACACCGAAGGGAGCATGCAGATCTACCTGACTGGGTGCAGCGGCGACGTGACCGCGGGTAAATACAACGACGGGGCGCCGGCGACGCGCGGCATTCTGGCTGATCGACTGTATCGCGCGATGGTCGAAGCGGCTGCGGCGGCCAAGCGTCAACCGATCACCGAATACGACTTCCGTTGCGGCGAGTTGCAGTTGCCGTTTCACGAGGGAGAGGAGTTCACGAAGGAAGCGATGACTGCTGTGCTACAAGACGACACGGCGAGCGAGAAGTCGCGGATCTTGGCGGCGATGGGACTTAGTTCGCTGGAGCGACTGGAGACGCAGCCGATCGATCTCCCCTGCCTCGATTTGGGAATCGCGCAGATCGTGCTGTTGCCCGGCGAAGCATTTGTTGGATACCAGTTGATGGCCCAACGGCTGCGACCGGATTCCTTTGTGATGGCTGTCGGGTTTGGCGAGAGTTGGACCGGGTACATTCCAACCAAACGCGCGTTCGACGAAGGCTTTGGCCACAGCTGGCGTTGGGTCGGTCGCGGGAGCGAAGCGATCATTCGCGAGCAGTTGACGC from Rosistilla oblonga includes the following:
- a CDS encoding cytochrome c, which codes for MFRSKSIVFVCLLGLLIAPVIAKERRAKPPRFGADSFRGVFFEDISESVAASRPNVQALRGIRPQVAGAETKDDEETEDVGGAWNKLASAQSIEDEIKRQKLLFDSDVSQPGAFKSGGYVAARTELSILATLFGVVHYYEGDIRWKEQAEAARNLLARTAGNCNSGSIQVFNECKSRKQDLDDLLGGSSLSSPPAATETEWSRIADRSVLMSYLETLSKEKLPDLTNDASGVKDSPDKVKQFSDMVALVGSILIQEGMDEADDEEYVNLSKQMLDAALLVGQAAQKGDADGARKAVGMINQACDACHEQYR
- a CDS encoding DUF4339 domain-containing protein translates to MGIRFHCHECQHRLNVKEFLAGKRGKCPRCKVSFRIPMGDQELSIPIDLDSPESNDSPASDDSAADEAAAAAAEKTSPAPDPAPAKPATASSVDRAPVSAAPESSPAKVSRGDQSAKNAAPSPEPAEIAAVSEPAVSKSNVPTDPPPPSIATPDQSQHETSQDESSPMAVAGDVVWYVRPPSGGQYGPAGGSLLQQWIKEHRVVPGSLVWRDGWAQWRAAEEVFGPKFATLGVADIDLNADLPESPLAVNEPIRSTDSSAAVDLQPQPSPSEFERRQMAKRKRRTRMIAMLAGVSLFLIVVIILVVVSKSVDA